In Trichocoleus sp., the DNA window CGCAGGCGACTCAGATCTGGACAGGTGAAATGAGACAAATTTATATCACAGTGGCAGATGTGGATGGTCAAGCTGCTTCGCCAGCATTATGCAATACTTTACAGGATGCGATCGCTGTTGCAGGTAACACACTACAACCTGTGAAAGTTGCGTCTTATGTTCCTAAAGAATGTTTGTTTAATTTAGAAGCCAAAATTTTAGTAGACGATCGCTATCGATTTGAGAACGTGAAACCTCAGATTCTACAAGCATTACGTCAAGCATTTAGTTTTCAAGCCCGCGAGTTTGGTCAGGGGGTTGCTGCTTCAGAGGTCATTCAAGTTATTCAAGGCGTAGAGGGAGTTGTGGCAGTTGATTTGAATGCGTTTTATCTTGCCAGCCAACAGAAAGATGCCAACCAAACGAAACAGCTCAAATCATTTCTTGTCGCAAAATTAGCCCGTTGGGAAAGCAACGCAAAACCTGCTCAGATCCTCCTGTTGAATCCTGATGAGAAACAAGTTGTTTTACAGGAGTGGGCATGAATCAGCAAAGCATAGAACGGCTTTATCATCTCCTTCCTGCAATTTATCGTCAGCGGGATGCTGCCCAGGGAGAACCCTTACGGGCACTGCTTGCCGTGATGGAAAGCGAACTTGAGGCGATCGAAGCTGACATTGAAGGACTGTACGAAAACTGGTTTATCGAAACTTGTGAAGAGTGGGTTGTTCCTTACATTGCTGATTTATTAGGGATTGGTAGCCTGAGCGATCAGGAAAGTACTCGTTTGAGTCATCGCTCTTATGTCGCAAATACGATCGCTTATCGTCGCCGCAAGGGAGCACCTGCGATTCTAGAGAACATTACTCTGGATGTGACAGGTTGGCGATCGAGAGTTGTGGAAGGCTTTGATGGCGTGAGTGTGACGCAGCAGGTCAACCATGTACGCTCTGGCAAAGGCAGCACGATGGATATTCGCAACAAAGCTGCGTTAGACCAGTTAAACTCGCCCTTCGATTCGTTTTCTCACACCATTGATGTTCGCCGTATTGCATCGGAATATCCGATCCGAGGTCAATCAAACATTTTGAATTTGGGACTGTTTGTCTGGCGGTTGCAAAGCTATCCAATTCAGCGCAGTCCTGCTGCTCCGGTGGATGAGGGATGCTATACCGTCCATCCTTTCGGTAAGAATGTTCCCCTGTTTAACCGTCCCCAAACCAAAACAGATATCACTCAGCGAACTGAGGTTATTCACCTGCCTTGCCCGATCAGCGTTGAAGTATTCACAGCCGATTTGCAAGACTATGAAACACAGCATCATGGGATAGACATAAACCAACGTTCACCTAACAGTAAATTCTACGGTTCCGATCGCAGTTTCCATATCATCAGAAATAATCAACTTGTTCCGCCAAGTTATATCGTCAGTGTGCATCTCGATCAATGGCAGCGACCCAGCCTCAACTCTGACCAAATTGCCATTGATGTGCAGCGAGGACGTTTAGTTCTACCGCTTTCTAGTAATGAAACTCCGTTACCTACATTAGAAGTGAGCTATTGCTATGGGTTTAGCAGTGACATTGGTGGTGGATCTTACGATCGCCATCAAACGCTGGCAGACCTCTCTGCTTTAGGGATCTGGTCACGGACGATCGCCTCTGGCACAAACCTTCAGGATGTTCTGACTACTTGGCAGACTTCAGCAAAACTTAAGGGCATTATTCGGATCACAGACAACGGTATTTATGGCAGCAAGGAACAACTCATCACCATCACGCTACCTGAATCCAGTCAACTAACGCTGGAAGCCGCAGATGGAACTCGTCCTGCTATTCAATCCAGTCATGTTGTGATTGAGGCAATGGGTACAGGGGCAAGCTTGGTCTTGAACGGTTTATTGTTTGCAGGCAAACTCACCATTCGCGGAAAGCTCAATCTAACGCTGATTCACTGCACTGTATTGGGTGGAATTGCGACGGATCAGGCTGATCAAATAGATTTACAAGCCACGATTTCTTACAGCATTTTGGGACGATTGCGCCTACCTGATCAACGAGCCAGTTTAACGATTCAGGATAGTATCGTGGATAGTGATCCTGATGCCACTTCGATCGCAGATAAAGCCACATCTTTTGCGATCGCTGCCGATGATACAGGTACTCCGGGAGCAATCACGACATTAGAAAGAACAACCGTCTTTGGGCAAGTGAGTCTCGGTGAATTACCGCTTGCCTCCAATGTGATTTTTACATCGCCTATCACGGTACAACGTTCATACAGAGGCAGCATTCGCTTCAGTTATGTGCCCGACGATTCTGTCACACCGCTTCGCTATCGCTGTCAGCCTGATCTTAAATTACCTAGTACTCAAGAGAACTCACAAGAGAACTCAGAGAATGATAGCGATCGCACTCTGTTGTATCTCACCCCTCGTTTTACCTCTGTTACCTATGGTGATCCAGGCTATGCTCAACTCAGTCAACAATGCGCTCAGGAAATTTGTGCAGGAGCAGATGATGGCTCCGAGATGGGTGTGTTTCATCTGTTACACCAACCGCAGCGCAAAGCTTACTTACACCTCAACTTAGAAGAATATGTACCATCGAATTTAGAGATTGGCATTTTTTACATCACCTGATCGATCTTGTGCATTACGAGGCAATTTATGAAAGGCGACTTTTCTCGGTTTACGTTCGATCGCAAAAATCGTTATAGCCGTGTCCTGATGCAGCAAGGACGGGTGCAATTAGATGCCGATTGGAACGAGCAACTGGATATTTCAGCCTATCGAACAGAAACCGAAATTACCGATTTTATTGGGCAAAGCGGCGCACCCGAAAACCCGAAAGATTCAAATGAGCAATCGACGAGTTTCAGAATTACCGTAAATCAAAATGAGATTTTGATCGGTGAAGGGCGGTATTACGTTGAAGGAATGCTGTTTGAAAATAATACAAAGCCTAACGAGTCTGTATCGTTTACTGCACAGCCAGATTATCAGACAGCCTTGCCCGAAAAACCTGACACTGTCACTGGCATCTACCTAGCCTACCTAGATGTGTGGCAACACCACGTCACTGCTTTAGAAGTCCCGGCGCTTCGAGAAGTTGCCTTAGGTGGGGCTGATACAACAACGCGAGTTAAAAATGTTTGGCAGGTCAAACTTCACAGATTGGGAAATAAAGGTTCTGTGAGCGAGAGCGTTAGTGATTATGCCTCTCCAAAGTGGAAGCCTTCCTGGGAATATCCCATCAGTACGGGTAAGTTGACGGTTGATACGACGCAGACCGAAGCAATTGTAGAAAACCAGCTTTACCGAATCGAAATTCATCAAGGCAATGCAGCGAAAGCGAATCAAACGGTTACGTTTAAGTGGTCGCAAGATAATGGGGCGATCGCAGCTCAGGTCGAATCGATCGATAAAGATAACAACATCACTATCAGAAATGCCGGACGAGATACTCAGTTAGCGTTTCCGATCGGGCAGTTAATTGAGTGCAGTCATGAAACACTTACCTTACTGGGTCAACCCGGAATACTGGCAACCGTACAGGGAGTTCAGGGCGATCGGCTCACTGTAAAGTGCAAAACTGCTGATGATGAAAAGGCTCTGGAGGGTCTAAAGGATCGCAAGGATCTCATTATCCGTCGATGGGATTCTAGCGGTGCGATTGAGATTGGCGATCAAGCACATCAGCTAAAACAAGGCATTACAGTAAAGTTTGGATCGGGCAAGTATAAGACAGGTGATTACTGGCTGATTACATCGCGTGCTTTAACAGGAAGTATTGAATGGTCTCCTGATCCTCACGACGTGACATGGCACCACTACTGTAGTTTGGCTCTACTAGAACGGACGAATACTCAGTTCTCCGTCTTAGCCGATTGTCGCTCCATCTTCAAACCCATCACCTCTGGACTTGTCAGTAAAGCAGGCGATCGAATGACGGGATCTTTGACGATCGATAAGGATCTTTATGTCATGGGTAATGTTGGTGTTGGGACTTCAGAGCCCGATACTTATGCGCCTGCTAGATTAACGGTAAAGTCAAAAAATAATAATGGTGGCAGTAAAACTGTACATACGGCTACTCCTGAATCTGTTCTGGCACTCGTCCGTGATGGCGTTCAAGGCTGGTCGTGGCAGAATATTGTTGACTTTAGACTTGGTAGATATGATGACGGTTTTCATGATTATGATGCTCAAGATCCTGGCAAAAAGGCAGGAAACCGTACTCTACGACCCCGAACACAACTAGATATAGTATTAACCAACGGAAACTTGAACATTGAATCAGAAAGATACACCAATGTAATGACTTTGCGATCGAATGGCAATGTTGGTATTGGTACGACATCACCGAAAGCAACTCTGGATGTAAATGGCTCTCTTCAAACAAAGTTGTTTGGAACATGGAAAGTAGGAAGTAAACCTAATGGTGTTCTTGTTATCACAATTGGAGAGGACTCTTATTATAATGTAATCCCCCTGAACCCAAGCGGAAGCGGAGTACAAAGGATAGAGTTGGTTGTACCTACTGGAAGCAATAGGGCTAATTGGATAGCAACATATTTGTTTACCCAAAACAATATTAGTGGATTAATTAAGGAACCTGGAGTTGCTACGAATGAAATAACTTCTGGATCAATAACTTTACAACCAAGGGGACCAGTACTAATTGTCGTATACTATTTGTCACCAGCTGATATCGGTGCAGGCTTCATAGGATAAGAAATTACAAAATTTTTTATAAGAAATCTTCATAAGTTATATAAGCATCTTTATCAATTAACTTTAATATTAAAGATGACAAATGGAATGCAAGAAAGACTTCAGCAGCGACTACAAAACCTTAAATCTGAATTTGAAGAAGGTCAAAAGATATTGACAGAGTTAGAAGCCAAACAAGCCAATTTACGGGAAACATTGCTTCGCATTAGTGGGGCTATTCAGGTATTAGAAGAAGTCTTGAGCGAAACACCTGAAGAGAACGGTTCCTCACCTGCTACTTTCGATTCAGATCCAAGTTCGATCGCCTCTTTCCAATAGGCAGATGTGCTGACGTTATGGCTAGGGCGATCGTCCCTACGAAGAAAAGCCTATTAAAGTAATCACTGTAAGAGTTTTGTACTGCTGATCGTCGCAAACACTAAAAACAGTGCGCCGCCGATCGCCGTAATTGTGCGCTCAGAGAGACGACCACAAACAAGTTTGCCGCATTGAACAGCAATGAATGCACAAACCGCGTGACCCAAGACTGCTCCAAGCGTTACTCCAAACGGGTGGTTGGCAGCAGCCAACGCGATCGTTGTGAACTGTGTTCGATCGCCCCACTCAGCAATGAAGGTTAGCCCAAACGCCTGACTCACAATTGCGGCAGCCCGATTGCCTCTTCCTCT includes these proteins:
- a CDS encoding DUF6519 domain-containing protein, whose amino-acid sequence is MKGDFSRFTFDRKNRYSRVLMQQGRVQLDADWNEQLDISAYRTETEITDFIGQSGAPENPKDSNEQSTSFRITVNQNEILIGEGRYYVEGMLFENNTKPNESVSFTAQPDYQTALPEKPDTVTGIYLAYLDVWQHHVTALEVPALREVALGGADTTTRVKNVWQVKLHRLGNKGSVSESVSDYASPKWKPSWEYPISTGKLTVDTTQTEAIVENQLYRIEIHQGNAAKANQTVTFKWSQDNGAIAAQVESIDKDNNITIRNAGRDTQLAFPIGQLIECSHETLTLLGQPGILATVQGVQGDRLTVKCKTADDEKALEGLKDRKDLIIRRWDSSGAIEIGDQAHQLKQGITVKFGSGKYKTGDYWLITSRALTGSIEWSPDPHDVTWHHYCSLALLERTNTQFSVLADCRSIFKPITSGLVSKAGDRMTGSLTIDKDLYVMGNVGVGTSEPDTYAPARLTVKSKNNNGGSKTVHTATPESVLALVRDGVQGWSWQNIVDFRLGRYDDGFHDYDAQDPGKKAGNRTLRPRTQLDIVLTNGNLNIESERYTNVMTLRSNGNVGIGTTSPKATLDVNGSLQTKLFGTWKVGSKPNGVLVITIGEDSYYNVIPLNPSGSGVQRIELVVPTGSNRANWIATYLFTQNNISGLIKEPGVATNEITSGSITLQPRGPVLIVVYYLSPADIGAGFIG